A window from Vulpes lagopus strain Blue_001 chromosome 23, ASM1834538v1, whole genome shotgun sequence encodes these proteins:
- the LOC121481282 gene encoding immunoglobulin-binding protein 1-like, which translates to MVPAFQGALTMKQVNPSKRLDHLEWAREHFLNYLTQCQYYRVAEFELPKTKNNSTDNNTASSSMAYPSLVAMASQRQAKIERYKQKKEVEHRLSALKSAVESGQADDERVREYYLLHLRRWIGISLEEIESIDQEIKILREKDSSKEESTSYSSHQDRPPMKPFVLTRNVAQAKVFGAGYPSLASMTVNDWYDQHQKYGVLPDQGVAKTTPELKRGTQQQEDQEQKEDEDDEQMLHRAREWDDWKDTHPRGYGNRQNMG; encoded by the coding sequence ATGGTGCCAGCATTTCAAGGAGCGCTCACCATGAAACAAGTCAACCCCAGCAAGCGTCTAGATCATTTGGAGTGGGCTCGAGAACACTTTTTAAACTACCTAACTCAGTGCCAGTACTATCGTGTGGCAGAGTTTGAGCTGCCCAAAACCAAGAACAACTCAACTGATAATAACACTGCTAGTTCCTCCATGGCCTATCCTAGCCTCGTTGCTATGGCATCTCAAAGACAGGCTAAAATAGAGAGATACAAGCAGAAGAAGGAGGTGGAGCATAGGTTGTCTGCACTGAAATCTGCTGTGGAAAGTGGTCAAGCAGATGATGAGCGTGTTCGTGAATATTACCTTCTTCACCTTCGAAGGTGGATTGGTATCAGCTTAGAAGAGATTGAGAGCATTGACCAGGAGATAAAGATCCTGAGAGAAAAAGACTCCTCAAAAGAGGAATCAACTTCTTACTCATCTCATCAGGACCGGCCTCCAATGAAACCCTTCGTTCTCACTCGGAATGTGGCCCAAGCCAAAGTATTTGGAGCAGGTTATCCAAGTCTGGCATCTATGACGGTGAATGACTGGTACGATCAGCATCAGAAATATGGAGTATTACCAGATCAGGGCGTAGCCAAGACAACACCAGAGCTCAAAAGAGGTACCCAGCAACAggaagatcaggaacaaaaggAGGACGAGGATGATGAGCAAATGCTCCACAGAGCTCGGGAGTGGGATGACTGGAAGGACACCCATCCTCGTGGCTACGGCAACCGACAGAACATGGGCTAG